A stretch of the Campylobacter concisus genome encodes the following:
- a CDS encoding tetratricopeptide repeat protein, translated as MAEEEVVVLKPPGEQAEQAPEEAKAEAPEEIVSLESIASEGVLQDESIPEPIPVKKSNKKLFIIAGVVALVLIILIVVLLVILLKKDKKENIDTASIVKNIENNYQTQNFGASKIDEMINKANQLYERGNKFEALKIYENIAVYNQSLSNYNLGVSQMKQERCDEAIVSFNKAITDRENTAVSAINAAVCSLELNNTKNFNYYIGLADSFLQYENNSPLYSYYYALINYYKGNYYEALQALSHPNTADYKNEYAYLSAKILSLLGDDERAIAKLESQKAFKADFTLAQLYARLGKYDKARDYLTKASKNTPNIDLIKMTEALIDLKTADYGDAAAFIKDVYDYNASLPSKIYKIKTILKPDLFDVSLAQAHFSDDMFFDRTRRYETLFYFAPYKVFDAKQSIEQIRKGGVSVFLDDTSAANDYLSQSAAVSKVNAKLSEAIAKALSYRLKEANKEFEELASTYPNHSILQYNLALSYAQLGNFSLAAKHFIASYHQDVNNHLAGIFGAICLDINRNLNPKLIEEIGENLENDKSLKPVNLYASLLSLVSGNQSAMIRWLEEPKEQTMLNLAFDIIIAKITNNDELMVKKADELLKILPNDIIANILNFISKNKEQNVKEYAKAIQIHFNGKQLDSNAFYHGADIIKKQYIKLLQISGLLTRERDKLRAELKNAPKNINLIQTLAYVDIFTNDFDESYKLYNQAIDEFKANDASTLFLASVAATGAGKVSNAIVLLELTKLNDASAIENRIALGLMYQQIDNIKAALIQYSKIGNVEYESEFYDFEIDND; from the coding sequence GTGGCTGAAGAAGAGGTTGTAGTTTTAAAACCACCTGGCGAGCAAGCAGAGCAAGCGCCTGAAGAGGCAAAAGCCGAGGCACCTGAAGAGATCGTCTCACTTGAGAGTATCGCAAGTGAGGGTGTTCTACAAGATGAGAGCATCCCAGAGCCAATCCCTGTAAAAAAGAGCAATAAAAAGCTCTTTATAATAGCAGGCGTGGTCGCTCTAGTACTTATCATCTTGATAGTGGTTTTGCTAGTTATCTTACTAAAGAAAGACAAAAAAGAGAACATAGATACTGCAAGTATCGTAAAAAATATAGAAAACAACTACCAAACGCAAAATTTTGGCGCTTCAAAGATCGATGAAATGATAAATAAGGCCAATCAGCTTTATGAGCGTGGCAATAAATTTGAGGCTCTAAAAATTTATGAAAACATAGCTGTTTATAACCAGTCTCTCTCAAACTACAACCTCGGTGTTTCGCAGATGAAACAAGAAAGATGTGATGAGGCGATCGTATCTTTTAATAAAGCAATAACTGATAGAGAAAACACGGCGGTTAGTGCCATAAACGCTGCTGTTTGCTCGCTTGAGCTAAATAACACCAAAAATTTTAACTACTATATAGGACTTGCTGACTCATTTTTGCAGTATGAAAACAACTCGCCACTTTATAGCTATTACTACGCGCTTATAAACTATTATAAAGGCAACTATTACGAGGCGCTTCAAGCACTTTCTCATCCAAATACTGCAGATTATAAAAACGAATATGCGTATTTAAGTGCAAAGATTTTATCACTTCTTGGAGATGATGAGAGAGCAATAGCTAAGCTTGAGAGCCAAAAGGCGTTTAAGGCCGACTTCACGCTAGCACAGCTCTATGCAAGACTTGGCAAATACGATAAAGCAAGGGATTATCTAACAAAAGCTTCTAAAAATACGCCAAATATCGATCTTATCAAGATGACTGAGGCGCTAATTGATCTAAAAACTGCTGACTACGGCGATGCGGCTGCATTTATCAAAGATGTTTACGACTACAATGCTTCTTTGCCAAGCAAAATTTACAAGATAAAAACGATACTAAAGCCTGATCTTTTTGATGTCAGCCTAGCTCAGGCACACTTTAGTGATGATATGTTTTTTGATAGAACAAGGCGCTATGAGACCCTTTTTTACTTCGCACCTTACAAGGTCTTTGATGCAAAACAGAGCATCGAGCAGATAAGAAAAGGCGGCGTTAGCGTCTTTTTAGACGATACATCAGCAGCAAACGACTATCTTAGCCAAAGTGCAGCTGTTTCAAAAGTAAATGCAAAACTTAGTGAAGCTATTGCAAAAGCACTAAGCTACCGCTTAAAAGAAGCAAATAAAGAGTTTGAAGAGCTAGCCAGCACTTACCCAAATCACTCTATCTTACAATACAACCTTGCTCTAAGCTACGCTCAGCTTGGAAATTTTAGCCTTGCAGCAAAGCACTTCATAGCAAGCTATCATCAAGATGTAAATAACCATCTTGCAGGTATTTTTGGGGCGATCTGTCTAGATATAAATAGAAATTTAAACCCAAAACTCATTGAAGAGATCGGCGAAAATTTAGAAAACGATAAGAGTTTAAAGCCTGTAAATTTATATGCCTCGCTTCTAAGCCTGGTTAGCGGCAACCAAAGTGCGATGATAAGATGGCTTGAAGAGCCAAAAGAGCAGACAATGCTAAATTTAGCCTTTGATATCATCATCGCAAAAATAACAAACAATGATGAGCTAATGGTAAAAAAAGCTGATGAGCTACTAAAAATTTTGCCAAATGATATTATTGCAAATATCTTAAATTTTATCTCGAAAAACAAAGAGCAAAATGTCAAAGAGTATGCAAAAGCGATACAGATTCACTTTAATGGTAAGCAGCTTGATTCAAACGCTTTCTATCACGGCGCTGATATCATCAAAAAGCAATACATCAAGCTACTTCAAATTTCAGGCTTACTTACAAGAGAGCGTGATAAGTTAAGAGCTGAGCTAAAAAATGCTCCAAAGAATATAAATTTAATCCAAACTCTAGCCTATGTCGATATCTTTACAAACGACTTTGATGAGAGCTATAAACTTTACAATCAAGCGATCGATGAGTTTAAGGCAAATGACGCTAGCACATTATTTTTAGCATCTGTGGCTGCAACAGGAGCTGGAAAAGTATCAAACGCGATCGTACTTTTAGAGCTAACAAAACTAAATGATGCTAGTGCTATCGAAAATAGAATAGCTCTTGGCCTAATGTATCAGCAGATAGATAATATAAAAGCAGCTCTTATACAATACAGCAAAATAGGAAATGTTGAGTATGAAAGCGAATTTTACGACTTTGAGATAGATAATGACTGA
- the serS gene encoding serine--tRNA ligase, with product MINLKLLETNYDEFVKKLEGKNVKAGLLDELLQTFNELKQKRKALENFQAIQNAKSKELGIKARAGEDVSELKNELNLNKAALADADEIVKQYEEKLEQISFNVPNITDDDVPFGKDEDNNVCIKTVLEPTKFSFTPKEHWELGESLGWLDFERGAKLSGSRFTVLRGMGARLSRALVNYMIDFNSARGFELVNVPYLVSSNTLFGTGQLPKFEEDLYKVRDEDLYLIPTSEVPVTNLYNDTIIEAEQLPIKMTCYSACFRQEAGSAGRDTRGMIRQHQFEKVELVSITKPNQSEDVLNEMVACASDLLTSLGLPHRHMLLCSGDLGFSAAKTIDLEVWLPGQGKYREISSISNTRDFQARRAKIRFKDGKKNMLVNTLNGSSLAVGRTLIAIMENYQKADGTIEIPEVLKRYM from the coding sequence ATGATAAATTTAAAACTACTCGAGACAAATTACGATGAATTTGTAAAAAAACTTGAGGGAAAAAATGTAAAAGCTGGGCTACTTGACGAGCTTTTACAAACTTTTAATGAGCTAAAGCAAAAGCGCAAAGCACTTGAAAATTTCCAAGCGATCCAAAATGCAAAGAGCAAAGAGCTTGGCATAAAGGCAAGAGCCGGTGAAGACGTGAGTGAGCTTAAAAATGAGCTAAATTTAAACAAAGCTGCACTTGCTGACGCTGATGAGATCGTTAAACAATATGAAGAAAAGCTTGAGCAAATTTCATTTAACGTGCCAAATATCACCGATGATGACGTGCCATTTGGTAAGGACGAGGACAATAATGTCTGCATAAAAACGGTGCTTGAGCCAACTAAATTTAGCTTTACGCCAAAAGAGCACTGGGAGCTAGGTGAGAGCCTTGGTTGGCTTGACTTTGAAAGGGGCGCAAAGCTCTCAGGATCTCGCTTTACCGTGCTTCGTGGCATGGGAGCAAGGCTTAGTAGAGCGCTCGTTAATTATATGATCGACTTTAACAGCGCGCGTGGCTTTGAGCTTGTAAATGTCCCTTATCTAGTAAGCTCAAACACGCTTTTTGGTACTGGTCAGCTACCTAAATTTGAAGAGGATCTTTACAAAGTGCGCGACGAGGATCTCTACCTCATCCCAACCAGCGAAGTGCCTGTGACAAATTTATACAATGACACGATCATTGAAGCTGAGCAGCTTCCTATAAAGATGACTTGCTACTCAGCATGCTTCCGCCAAGAGGCAGGCTCAGCAGGACGTGATACGAGGGGTATGATCCGTCAGCACCAGTTTGAAAAAGTAGAACTTGTAAGCATCACAAAGCCTAATCAAAGCGAAGACGTGCTAAATGAGATGGTAGCGTGCGCGAGCGATCTACTAACTAGTCTTGGACTTCCTCACCGCCATATGCTTCTTTGCAGTGGTGACCTTGGCTTTAGCGCGGCAAAGACGATAGACCTTGAGGTTTGGTTGCCTGGTCAAGGTAAATATAGAGAGATTAGCTCTATTTCCAATACTCGTGATTTTCAAGCAAGGCGTGCAAAAATTCGCTTTAAAGATGGCAAGAAAAATATGCTTGTAAATACGCTAAATGGCTCGAGTCTAGCTGTGGGTAGGACGCTTATTGCCATCATGGAAAACTATCAAAAAGCAGATGGCACTATCGAAATTCCAGAAGTTCTTAAGAGGTATATGTAG
- the trpS gene encoding tryptophan--tRNA ligase, which translates to MRVLTGLQPSGKLHLGNYFASIKQMVDMQEQNEMFMFIANYHAMTSLSEAKALKQNTFEAACAFLALGIDPNKSIFWVQSDVKDVLELYWVLSQHTPMGLLERAHSYKDKVAKGLSSHHGLFSYPVLMAADILLYNAQVVPVGKDQIQHVEIARDIAIKFNNEHGEIFTLPEAKIDENVATVPGTNGEKMSKSYGNTIDIFADAKTLKKQISSIVTDGTPLEEPKQWQNCNVYNIAKLFLDESGQKELQARYERGGEGHGHFKAYLNELIWGYFKDAREKFEHYQNNPGEVSEILEIGAKKASNVAQTTIKKVREAVGIY; encoded by the coding sequence ATGAGAGTATTAACCGGCCTCCAACCCTCCGGCAAACTACACCTTGGCAACTACTTTGCCTCGATAAAGCAGATGGTTGATATGCAAGAGCAAAATGAGATGTTTATGTTTATAGCAAACTATCACGCGATGACGAGCCTTAGCGAGGCCAAAGCCCTAAAACAAAACACTTTTGAGGCTGCGTGTGCGTTTTTAGCACTTGGGATCGATCCAAATAAAAGCATATTTTGGGTGCAAAGTGACGTTAAAGACGTGCTTGAGCTTTACTGGGTGCTAAGCCAGCACACGCCTATGGGCCTACTTGAGCGCGCGCATAGTTACAAAGATAAAGTCGCAAAAGGTCTTAGCTCGCACCACGGACTCTTTAGCTATCCAGTTTTGATGGCAGCTGACATTTTGCTTTATAATGCGCAGGTCGTACCCGTGGGTAAAGACCAGATCCAGCACGTAGAGATCGCACGTGATATCGCGATAAAATTTAATAACGAACATGGAGAAATTTTTACATTACCTGAGGCGAAGATCGATGAAAATGTCGCCACCGTACCTGGCACAAACGGTGAAAAGATGAGCAAAAGCTATGGCAATACAATCGACATCTTTGCCGATGCTAAAACGCTTAAAAAGCAAATTTCTAGCATCGTGACTGATGGCACACCGCTTGAAGAGCCAAAACAGTGGCAAAACTGCAACGTCTATAATATCGCCAAACTTTTTTTAGACGAGAGTGGACAAAAAGAGCTTCAAGCTAGATATGAGCGTGGTGGCGAGGGTCACGGGCACTTTAAAGCTTATCTAAATGAGCTTATTTGGGGCTATTTTAAAGATGCGAGAGAGAAATTTGAGCATTATCAAAATAATCCTGGCGAAGTGTCTGAAATTTTAGAAATAGGAGCCAAAAAGGCAAGTAATGTTGCTCAAACAACAATAAAAAAAGTTCGTGAAGCAGTCGGAATTTATTAA